TCTACAAAAATGTTTTCCAGGGCTTTGGGAGGCAAAGGTTCTCCTGTTCCTGATTTTTTTGTCAAGGACAATGATCAGATTGAAGGGGGAACAATAAAAATAAAAGTTATTCATACTCCGGGTCATACAAAAGGCTGTATTTGTCTTTATGACGGAAATAATCTTTTTACAGGAGATACCCTTTTTACAGGCGGTGTTGGAAGAACAGATCTTTCTGGTGGTTCTTTTGAACAGCTTGAAAAGTCAGTTAGAGAAAAGCTTTTTATTCTTTCTGATGATACCATTGTCTGGCCTGGGCATAATTATGGGAATGAAAATTTTTCTACAATAGGTAAAGAAAAATTAACAAATCCTTATTTTTATTAGCTAGCTTTAAATTAAAAACTATTTTTTTGAACTGCTAGATTGGATGAAATGCTTTTCCGGACAAAAAATCTGTCCGGAAAGTTTTTCAGGATTTATAGTTTTATCCCTGTCCGGGGAGTGTGTAAGTGCTGCAGCTTCCTGCTGTACAAGTTCTTTCTTGAATATCTAATGACTGCCCAGGAGCTTTAGATCTTGAAGCAGAAATATTTCCAGTGCTTAAAACCCTTTCAAAAGAGCTTGAACCGCAATGGGTGCATTTTATTTCTTCGTCTTCGTCTCCGCTTAAAACTATCACCTCAAATATTTCTTCGCACTTAAGGCATCTGAATTCATAAATTGGCATTAAAACATCTCCTTATAAATATTACACTTTTAAAATATCTACTTTAAATATTTGTTTTATCCAAAAACATTTATTCATATAATATAACTTATGGCTAAACATTCAATAAAATTATTTAGAATCTAAATTTGCTTTACCCATTAATTTAAAGTTTAAAGTTTGGTTTTTGTTTTGTTGAATCTATAAAACACTGGCTTGTTCAATAAGTTCTTTTGCATTTTCCATTGTTTTTTGAGAAATTTTTTCACCTGAGATCATTCTTGCAATTTCTGTTATTCTTTCGGTGAAAGAAAGGCTTCTGATTGATGTTCTTGTCCTTTTTTCAAACACTTTTTTTTCAATATAGAAATGATGATCTGCAAATTTTGCAATCTGAGGAAGGTGGGTGATACAGATTACCTGTGCTGTTTTTGAGAGTTTTTTTATTTTTTCTCCGGTTTTTTCAGCTGCTTTTCCACCGATTCCTGCATCAGCCTCATCAAAAATTATTGTTTGAACATTGTCATTTTTTGCTGTGGCAGATTTTATAGCAAGGACAAGTCTTGAAAGTTCTCCTCCTGAAGCAGTTTGAGAAATAGGCTTTGGATCTTCGCCTGGGTTTGGGGAAATAAGAAGATTTAAGTTGTCTATTCCTGTTTCACTTTTAAATTCAGGGTTGGAAGTTAAGTCTGCAAAAAAAACTGCATGGGGCATTTCAAGTTCTTTTATAGACTCGGTTATAATCTTTTCCAGTTTTTTTGCTGAAACTTGTCTTTTAGAACTAAGTTTTTTAGCAAGATCCATATAGTTTTTTTCTTTAAGTTCCAGCTTTTTTTCCAGCTCTTTAATTTCAGTCTCTGTATTATCAAAATTTTGAGCCTTTAAGCTTATTTTTTTGTGGAAATTATTAATTTCATCAATTGTTTTCCCATATTTATGTTTTAATTTGGATATGAGGTCGAGCCGTTCGCTTATGGTTTCAAGCTTTTCATCGTCCTGGTCAATTTCGCTGGCATAAGAGTTAAGTGTTCTTCCTAGATCATCAACTTCAGCGTAGATTGATTCCAGCTGGCTTAGAAAACTCCCAAACTCTGAATCAAGAGAAGAGCTGTCCTCAAACTCTTTTATTAGTGAGGCAATAATTTCTGAAACAGAACCTTTGTCAAGGTAAAGAAGGGATGAGCCTTTTAACGAAGTTTCAATTAAAAGCTTTGCGTTTTTAAGTTTTTTAAGTTCTTCTTCAAGCTTGATATCTTCATTGGGGTCTTCAAGGCCTGCATCTTCAATTTCCAGTTTTTGAAAGGATATTAGCTCAAGTTCTTTTTCAATTAACTGTTTTTCGGATTTTAATTGTTTTATTTTACCCTTTAATTGGTTTGTTTCTGAAAAAATCTCTTCTAATTTTACCCTGCTTTCACTAAGGCCTGCAAAATTATCAAGAAAATAGATATTGTTTTTTTCATCAAGGAGTTCTTGATGCTCATGCTGGCCTGATACTGAAGCTAGGTTTCTTGTTATTTGATTAAGGATCTGAGCTGTTGCAAGTTTTTGATTTATATATATTTTATGCCTGTTTGTTTTGGCAATTATTCTTCTGATTATAAGTCCTTGTTCAGGCTCAAAATCGTTTTTTTTCATTTTAATCCAGGCAGGAGAGTTTTTTTTAATTGAAAAAAAAGCTTCGATTTCAGCACTTTCTTCTCCTGTTCTTATCATTTTTGAGTTGGCCCGATCCCCAAGAATCAGGTTGATGGCGTTAATTATTATTGACTTGCCAGCCCCTGTTTCTCCTGTGAGCATATTTAAGCCGCTTTCAAACTTTATTTTTATATCATCTATTACGGCAAGATTTTTTATGGATACTTCTGAAATCATAATAGTCTGAATTTCCTGAATTAAAGGTTGATGGCTTGTCTATGCCACAACAGAGCACCTTTGTAAAGATTGAGATATATTCTTGAATATATATTCATGAAATGTTAATAGGTTTAAAAATATAAATCTATAAAAGATCTATTTTTAAAAATAAATTTAAATGCAGAAAGAAAGGGATTTAAAAAAATGGCAGCGTATGATTTTAGTGCAGATGATATTTTCAAAATGGCAATTGAAATTGAAGTAAATGGTCAGGAGTTTTACAGAAAAGCTGCTGCTGACGCAGAAAATGATGAACTTAAAAAAGTTCTTTTAGATCTTGCTGATATGGAAGTTGAACATGAAGAAACCTTTAAGCTTATGCAAGAGGAATTAAAAGATTCTGAAAAAGCCAGCAATGTTTTTGATCCCGACAATGAAGCAGCTGCATATTTAAAAGCCCTTGCTGATACAAAGGTTTTTTATGAAAAAGAAATAGATACAAAATCAGTTAAAGAAGTGATGAAGGCTGCTATATCAGCTGAAAAAGATTCTATTGTGTTTTATCTTGGAATGAAGGCTCTTGTACCTGAAAAAAAAGGTCAGGATAGACTTGATCAAATTATCAATGAAGAAATGACCCATATAAGAATTATTTCCACTAAGCTTATGCCTTTTATCAAATAATTTGTTTTTTTTAATCTGATAGGCTTAAATTGAATTATGGCAGGGTTACCCCTGCCTTTTTAATCTAAGAGTACTGAGATTAGTTTAAAAGTTCGCTTTTGAGCCAATTTTTTAACTTTTCACCAGGTGTGTAAACTCCCTTGCTATGCCCAGTTTCATCAAGGAATTTTTTCATCTTTTCACCTAGCAGAGGGATTTCAACAAGTTCTTTGGCATCTTCGATTGTTCTTTTAATCAAATATACTTTTGCAGGCTTCTCCCAGGTGTTGACCACAAAATAATGGGAAGAATCACTTTTATTTCTTACCACATATGGAACTCCGCCGGGTTTCCAGTTTCCTCCCCATTCAAGGTAGAGTCCAATAGCATCTTCATGGGTGAGATCCCAATCAATCAGATTTATTAAGTTTATATCTTTTTTCAACTCATCTAAATTCATGGCTGCTCCTTATTTATTTTTGTTAATCTTACATATGGTTATATGCAATAAGGTTGCCAATTGTGAGAAGGCTGTAGTTGGCAACATAGGTTGTCTTGTTTTTATGTATCTTTGGAGGATTTGATACAAAACTGTCTCAAATCTGATACGGTTTTAACTCCCTATCAAGCTTATCAGGCTTGTTTTCTGTGTTTTTTTATTTTGGCATATTTATTGAATTAACAGAGTCCAAAAGTTTAAAAACCGGAGGAAGTCAGTGAAGCCTGAAAATAAAAATATTTTAAGAGTTCTTGAGCTTGCAAGGGAAATGGTTGATACTGCTGAAGAAGGTGATATTCATAGAAAAGATATTGGATGTGGAATTTTATTTGGTATTTTAAGGGACTATGGATATAAGCTGATAAACCTTGCAGAAGAAGAAATTGAAAATCATTTCCTTAAAGGCTCATGGGACGGAGAAAGAATAAAGTTTAAGAATAAGGACTGACTTTCTAATAATTTTTTTTAATTATAAACATCAATATTTATGGAGGAAATTTAATGGCATCAGTAAAAGGTACCAGAACAGAAAAAAATCTTTTGACAGCATTTGCAGGCGAATCTCAGGCAAGAAATAGATATACATATTTTGCAGGAGCAGCAAGAAAAGAAGGTTATGTGCAGATTGCAGATGTTTTTGAAGAAACAGCAAACCATGAAAAAGAGCATGCAAAAAGATTTTTCAAGTTCCTTGAAGGAGGAGATGCTGAGGTTCAGTGGTCTTTTCCTGCGGGCGAAATAAAATCCACTAAAGAAAATCTTATTGCATCGGCAGAAGGTGAATTTGAGGAGCATTCGGATATGTATCCGACCTTTGCAAAAATCGCAAGAGAAGAAGGTTTTGAAGCAATTGCAGTGGTTTTTGAGAAAGTTTCTATTGCAGAAAAATACCATGAAAAGCGTTTTCGTGCTCTTGCTGAAAATATCGACAAAGGTAAGGTTTTCAAAAGAGATGAAAAAGTTACCTGGAAATGCAGAAACTGCGGTTACCAGCATGTTGGTGCAGAAGCAATTGAAATGTGCCCTGCATGTGCCCATCCAAAGGCTCATTTTGAGCTTTTAGCCGAAAATTACTAATCAGGAGGTTTGATTTTAATGGCAGAAAAAATGGAAATATATAAATGTGTTATATGCACAAATATTGTTGAGGTTTTAAGAGGCGGTAATGGAGAACTTGTATGCTGTGGCAAGCCCATGAAAAACATGAAGGAAAACACAGAAGATGCAGCAAATGAAAAGCATGTTCCTGTGGTGGAAAAGCTTGACGGGAAAATTAAAGTTACAGTTGGAAGCACACTTCACCCAATGGAAGAAAAGCATTATATAGAATGGATCCAGATTTTAACAAAAGATGGAAATTCCTATAGAAAATATCTTTCACCAGGAGAAGAGCCTGTTGCAGAATTCCCTGTAACAGATGATAAATTTACAGCCAGGGAATACTGCAATCTTCACGGATTGTGGAAGCTCGAAGTGTAGTTTATTCAAGGCAGGAGAAATCCTGCCTTTGTTATCAAATCCCTTCACTCAAATAAAGGAGAAATAACATGGGAAACTGGAAATGTGTTAATTGTGGATATCAGCTTGATGCAGAAATGCCGCCGGAAACATGCCCTTCCTGTAAACAAAAATGTGAATTTGTGGATAACACCTGCTATACTCCTGATTGTCAGTGGGAAGGGAAGGATGAAAGAATAGGGCACAAAAACAAAAAGCCCTAAGTTCAATAGAGATCTTCTTAGATTTACAAGCATCAAAATAAATTATACCAAATATTAAGGCTTTTTTCAGATCTGTTTTTTAGCTCTGTAAAGAGCCTTTGTTTTTT
This sequence is a window from Desulforegulaceae bacterium. Protein-coding genes within it:
- a CDS encoding MBL fold metallo-hydrolase, which produces MFEVIQVLQSKMGVFGYILFDPESRDSIVIDPSCSPEKILKSVRENGLNVKAIVNTHGHADHVCGNHYLIKETQAPLFIHKDDAVLLAKFSTKMFSRALGGKGSPVPDFFVKDNDQIEGGTIKIKVIHTPGHTKGCICLYDGNNLFTGDTLFTGGVGRTDLSGGSFEQLEKSVREKLFILSDDTIVWPGHNYGNENFSTIGKEKLTNPYFY
- a CDS encoding zinc ribbon domain-containing protein gives rise to the protein MPIYEFRCLKCEEIFEVIVLSGDEDEEIKCTHCGSSSFERVLSTGNISASRSKAPGQSLDIQERTCTAGSCSTYTLPGQG
- the recN gene encoding DNA repair protein RecN; its protein translation is MISEVSIKNLAVIDDIKIKFESGLNMLTGETGAGKSIIINAINLILGDRANSKMIRTGEESAEIEAFFSIKKNSPAWIKMKKNDFEPEQGLIIRRIIAKTNRHKIYINQKLATAQILNQITRNLASVSGQHEHQELLDEKNNIYFLDNFAGLSESRVKLEEIFSETNQLKGKIKQLKSEKQLIEKELELISFQKLEIEDAGLEDPNEDIKLEEELKKLKNAKLLIETSLKGSSLLYLDKGSVSEIIASLIKEFEDSSSLDSEFGSFLSQLESIYAEVDDLGRTLNSYASEIDQDDEKLETISERLDLISKLKHKYGKTIDEINNFHKKISLKAQNFDNTETEIKELEKKLELKEKNYMDLAKKLSSKRQVSAKKLEKIITESIKELEMPHAVFFADLTSNPEFKSETGIDNLNLLISPNPGEDPKPISQTASGGELSRLVLAIKSATAKNDNVQTIIFDEADAGIGGKAAEKTGEKIKKLSKTAQVICITHLPQIAKFADHHFYIEKKVFEKRTRTSIRSLSFTERITEIARMISGEKISQKTMENAKELIEQASVL
- a CDS encoding ferritin family protein — translated: MAAYDFSADDIFKMAIEIEVNGQEFYRKAAADAENDELKKVLLDLADMEVEHEETFKLMQEELKDSEKASNVFDPDNEAAAYLKALADTKVFYEKEIDTKSVKEVMKAAISAEKDSIVFYLGMKALVPEKKGQDRLDQIINEEMTHIRIISTKLMPFIK
- a CDS encoding rubrerythrin family protein — protein: MASVKGTRTEKNLLTAFAGESQARNRYTYFAGAARKEGYVQIADVFEETANHEKEHAKRFFKFLEGGDAEVQWSFPAGEIKSTKENLIASAEGEFEEHSDMYPTFAKIAREEGFEAIAVVFEKVSIAEKYHEKRFRALAENIDKGKVFKRDEKVTWKCRNCGYQHVGAEAIEMCPACAHPKAHFELLAENY
- a CDS encoding desulfoferrodoxin, whose protein sequence is MAEKMEIYKCVICTNIVEVLRGGNGELVCCGKPMKNMKENTEDAANEKHVPVVEKLDGKIKVTVGSTLHPMEEKHYIEWIQILTKDGNSYRKYLSPGEEPVAEFPVTDDKFTAREYCNLHGLWKLEV